The following are encoded together in the Zygosaccharomyces rouxii strain CBS732 chromosome C complete sequence genome:
- the ARD1 gene encoding peptide alpha-N-acetyltransferase complex A subunit ARD1 (similar to uniprot|P07347 Saccharomyces cerevisiae YHR013C ARD1 Subunit of the N-terminal acetyltransferase NatA (Nat1p Ard1p Nat5p) N-terminally acetylates many proteins which influences multiple processes such as the cell cycle heat-shock resistance mating sporulation and telomeric silencing) has product MPVTIRRATIDDIICMQNANLHNLPENYMLKYYMYHILSWPEGSFVATTRDVDEPQMDQLSLEDGKGQETKLDPNYLAPGEKLVGYVLAKMNDDPDQQDQAPNGHITSLSVMRTYRRMGIAEKLMRQALFALREVYGAQFVSLHVRQSNRAALHLYADTLEFEVLSVEKSYYQDGEDAYAMKKVLKLDELHPKNFANRKMAEKLEDDFESDLLVV; this is encoded by the coding sequence ATGCCAGTTACCATAAGAAGAGCTACCATCGACGATATTATCTGTATGCAAAATGCTAATCTGCATAATTTGCCTGAAAACTACATGTTAAAGTACTACATGTACCACATTCTATCGTGGCCAGAGGGTTCATTCGTAGCAACCACAAGAGATGTTGATGAACCTCAAATGGATCAATTAAGTTTAGAAGATGGCAAAGGTCAAGAGACTAAATTAGACCCCAACTATTTGGCAccaggtgaaaaattagtAGGTTACGTTTTGGCAAAGATGAACGACGACCCTGATCAACAAGATCAAGCACCAAACGGACATATCACGTCTTTAAGTGTCATGAGAACTTACAGAAGAATGGGAATTGCTGAAAAGTTGATGAGACAAGCTCTTTTCGCCTTAAGAGAAGTGTACGGCGCTCAATTCGTCTCTTTACATGTCAGACAATCTAATAGAGCAGCTCTGCATCTATACGCTGATACCTTAGAATTCGAAGTGCTGAGCGTTGAAAAATCCTATTATCAAGACGGTGAAGACGCTTACGCTATGAAGAAAGTCCTGAAACTTGATGAATTACACCCAAAGAACTTTGCCAATCGTAAGATGGCtgagaaattggaagatgattTCGAATCAGATTTACTGGTAGTATAA
- the VPS29 gene encoding retromer subunit VPS29 (similar to uniprot|P38759 Saccharomyces cerevisiae YHR012W VPS29 Protein involved in vacuolar protein sorting): protein MLVLALSDAHIPDRAIDLPLKFKKLLGVSNKISQAILLGNCTKSYEFLKFVNDVSSNVVIVRGEYDNGLLPASKHSRTRESIPINTVVKQGDFKIGCCSGYTVVPKSDPLSLLALARQLDVDILLWGGTHNVEAFTLEGKFFVNPGSCTGVFNTDWPFSIEDEDKQEDTEKKKDQNEETNQNQETGQHQDIKEEDDQNKQNQNQENQNQNQENQKLEESNVDHSQDKDEHKDEDEDEEPVEDDLELPELDIDGSNTPSFCLLDIQGSTCTLYIYIYIDGEVKVDKVVYQKED, encoded by the exons ATGTTGGTGCTGGCATTAAGTGATGCGCATATTCCTGATCGTGCAATT GATCTACCACTGAAGTTTAAAAAACTGCTAGGTGTATCCAACAAGATATCACAAGCGATACTGTTAGGTAATTGTACGAAATCCTATGAATTCCTAAAATTTGTCAATGATGTTTCGTCAAATGTTGTCATTGTACGTGGTGAATACGACAATGGATTATTACCTGCAAGTAAGCATAGTCGTACTAGGGAAAGTATACCCATTAATACAGTTGTAAAACAAGGggattttaaaattggcTGCTGTAGTGGCTATACAGTTGTTCCTAAGAGTGATCCATTATCATTGTTAGCGTTGGCAAGACAATTAGATGTTGATATACTATTATGGGGTGGAACTCATAATGTGGAGGCCTTCACATTAGAAGGTAAATTCTTCGTTAATCCTGGTAGTTGTACAGGTGTATTTAACACAGATTGGCCATTCTCCATTGAAGACGAAGATAAGCAGGAGGACAcagagaagaagaaggacCAAAATGAGGAAACCAATCAGAACCAGGAAACAGGGCAACACCAAGATATAAAGGAAGAGGATGACCAAAATAAGCAgaatcaaaatcaagagaatcaaaatcaaaatcaagagaATCAAAAGCTAGAGGAATCGAATGTAGATCACAGTcaagataaagatgaacataaagatgaagacgaagacgaAGAGCCAGTTGAAGACGATTTAGAACTTCCGGAACTCGATATTGACGGATCTAATACACCAAGTTTTTGTCTTTTGGATATTCAGGGTTCCACCTGTACACTATACATCTACATTTACATTGATGGTGAAGTAAAGGTTGATAAAGTTGTATATCAAAAGGAGGACTAA
- the DIA4 gene encoding putative serine--tRNA ligase DIA4 (similar to uniprot|P38705 Saccharomyces cerevisiae YHR011W DIA4 Probable mitochondrial seryl-tRNA synthetase) — MWKRAFHTSRFSQFLKKPQFDVKGVIRDLNEHQDSIVKRQIVNGSELLARLQCLRSQYEEANQLDKNIAQLQSKRKSLEQSLKKDKSLAKELVSGLKQCKLEFQELNSKVSTRREEIQDVLQNLPNLIHKSVPDESPEIFHWIRPKSSYDVDANRDHVQIMVNKGMVDFQTASNVTGNSWYYLIGKGAQLEHALVSFALNRASKAGFQFCIPPSIVRNEIIDACGFRPRDMNNEQQIYHLQDTNQGLIATAEIALAGYGANKVMDLSQGPIQLVGTSRSFRAEAGARGKDTRGLYRVHEFTKVELFCWSKPEDSDQILEKMRSLQIEIVDSLGLSAKVLNMPANDLGAPACQKFDIEAWMPGRGDFGEITSTSNCLDYQSRRMNTKYKDNDTGKFGYVHTLNGTAMAVPRVILAIVENGYNPVDDTIRIPECLREFMNGQAYI, encoded by the coding sequence atgtggaaaagaGCTTTTCATACAAGTAGGTTTAGTCAATTCTTAAAGAAACCCCAATTCGATGTTAAGGGTGTTATAAGAGATTTAAATGAACATCAAGATTCCATTGTTAAAAGACAGATTGTGAATGGTTCAGAGTTACTGGCTAGGTTGCAATGCCTAAGATCTCAATACGAAGAAGCTaatcaattggataaaaataTTGCGCAATTACAGTCGAAACGTAAATCTTTGGAACAATcgttgaagaaagataaaTCACTTGCTAAAGAATTAGTATCAGGGTTAAAGCAATGTAAAttagaatttcaagaattgaattccaaagtttccaccagaagagaagaaattcaagacgttttacaaaatttgcCTAATTTAATTCATAAGAGTGTCCCTGATGAATCACCCGAGATTTTCCATTGGATTAGACCTAAAAGTTCATACGATGTAGATGCCAATCGTGATCATGTTCAAATTATGGTTAACAAGGGGATGGTAGACTTTCAAACCGCTTCTAACGTTACTGGCAACTCCTGGTACTATCTAATTGGTAAAGGTGCGCAATTAGAACATGCGTTGGTATCGTTTGCTCTAAATAGAGCTTCAAAAGCtggatttcaattctgtaTACCGCCAAGTATTGTTAGAAATGAGATCATTGATGCTTGTGGATTTAGACCGAGAGATATGAATAATGAACaacaaatttatcatttaCAGGATACAAATCAAGGTCTTATTGCAACTGCGGAAATTGCTTTAGCTGGATATGGTGCCAACAAGGTAATGGATCTAAGTCAAGGTCCCATCCAATTAGTTGGTACAAGTCGAAGCTTTAGAGCAGAAGCAGGTGCTAGAGGTAAAGATACAAGAGGTCTCTATAGAGTGCAtgaatttaccaaagtCGAATTATTCTGTTGGAGTAAACCTGAAGATAGTGACCaaattttagaaaagaTGAGATCCCTACAGATTGAAATTGTGGATTCATTAGGCTTATCTGCAAAAGTGTTAAACATGCCAGCAAATGATTTGGGAGCACCTGCAtgtcaaaaatttgatattgaagCTTGGATGCCAGGTAGAGGAgattttggtgaaattacAAGTACTTCGAACTGTCTCGACTATCAAAGTAGAAGAATGAATACTAAATACAAGGATAACGACACAGGTAAATTTGGATACGTGCATACTTTAAACGGTACTGCTATGGCGGTCCCAAGAGTCATTTTAGCAATTGTCGAAAACGGATATAACCCAGTCGATGATACCATCAGAATTCCAGAATGTTTAAGAGAGTTCATGAATGGCCAAGCATATATTTAA
- the RPL27A gene encoding 60S ribosomal protein eL27 (highly similar to uniprot|P38706 Saccharomyces cerevisiae YHR010W RPL27A and to uniprot|P38706 Saccharomyces cerevisiae YDR471W RPL27B proteins component of the large (60S) ribosomal subunit), giving the protein MAKFLKAGKVAVVVRGRYAGKKVVIVKPHDEGTKSHPFGHALVAGIERYPLKVTKNMGPKKVAKRTKVKPFIKVVNYNHLLPTRYTLDVESFKSVVSTETFEEPSQREEAKKVIKKAFEERHQAGKNQWFFTKLSF; this is encoded by the exons ATGGCTAAGTTTTTGAAAGCTGGTAAAGTTG CTGTCGTCGTTCGCGGTCGTTACGCCGGTAAGAAGGTTGTGATCGTTAAGCCTCACGATGAGGGTACCAAGTCACACCCATTCGGCCATGCCTTGGTCGCAGGTATCGAAAGATACCCATTAAAAGTTACCAAAAACATGGGTCCAAAGAAGGTTGCTAAGAGAACCAAGGTTAAGCCATTTATCAAGGTCGTTAACTACAACCACTTGTTGCCAACTAGATACACTTTGGATGtagaatctttcaaatctgttGTGTCCACCGAGACCTTCGAAGAGCCATCCCAACGTGAAGAGGCTAAGAAAGTTATTAAGAAGGCATTCGAAGAGAGACATCAAGCTGGTAAGAACCAATggtttttcaccaaattgaGTTTCTAA
- a CDS encoding uncharacterized protein (conserved hypothetical protein), which translates to MAVDLSSDSPSDALDEVVVELKRLADNYKALDDHVESLNKHTVKAQVDVEMLLNRSSNNNKHLQTMSQLGQSVDRVLEQVQQLQKQQKSQEEDKSKHERLEALDREILAKERRAAALDADYRQMKQRLSEKHDEFAKLQRDFQDFQLSMNQQLKNAMGGVMVSSGALLDDATPKNTNNNASSRMHRITSMLREKYNLENGSRRVVSTDSVFQPQMRTRKKYVLNPNSLQGSPVTPERSSFNSDDD; encoded by the coding sequence ATGGCAGTAGATCTATCTTCAGACAGCCCTTCAGATGCTCTAGATGAAGTTGtggtagaattgaaacGATTAGCAGATAATTATAAGGCACTCGATGATCATGTTGAATCACTAAACAAGCATACGGTTAAAGCACAAGTTGATGTCGAAATGCTGCTGAATAGAAGTAGTAACAATAACAAGCACCTGCAAACAATGTCACAACTGGGTCAAAGTGTTGACAGAGTTCTTGAACAGGTACAACAGTTACAGAAACAGCAGAAAtctcaagaagaagacaagAGTAAACATGAACGACTGGAAGCACTGGATAGGGAGATTCTAGCTAAAGAACGCCGAGCAGCAGCATTGGATGCTGATTACCGACAAATGAAACAGCGGCTTAGTGAAAAACATGATGAATTTGCTAAACTGCAACgagatttccaagatttccAACTCTCGATGAATCAACAGCTGAAAAATGCAATGGGCGGTGTAATGGTATCAAGTGGGGCATTGCTGGACGATGCTACCCCTAAGAATACCAATAATAATGCATCAAGTAGAATGCATAGGATTACATCTATGCTTAGAGAGAAGTACAATTTAGAAAATGGATCTAGAAGGGTAGTATCAACAGATAGCGTATTCCAACCCCAGATGAGAACGAGAAAGAAATACGTTTTGAATCCCAATTCATTACAGGGATCGCCTGTAACACCGGAAAGATCTAGTTTTAACAGCGATGATGATTGA
- the UGO1 gene encoding mitofusin complex protein UGO1 (similar to uniprot|Q03327 Saccharomyces cerevisiae YDR470C UGO1) codes for MDDIGNRSQIRPYHDPSSFNAGYSSVYRPDEGVIDVNGHTLASKLNIAQSIGRTTSSGVLSEFSKGRKLLRNDNDSKVIGDLEWSDCLNVGVWKRIIGNLLDQFVRRYFRHLIQQPFEVVRCLLQIGEFNELNNSNNNNNKDKNRLPQPLELRDEEEQDEEIDFFPKTGEQLEGEAGLKDTSEPAPEQVIHHRHAEIKPESMHTMDIATAVMDNEGVRGLWKANNTTFIYNFLSLTLDAWFTGLISPFLGVPDPSFMDLIHSPDLKASVLLTVSANMFTKMFLLPLDIIRTRLIVTSMQHTKDQRSLRNLTHQWSWRKDGFKIPGDMWILTALQSVTGVIFNKLFDLFIYHEFNVEKHSQIGWYHTLKLLSQTVEMFVKLPLENLLRRCQVNYLLDTSRHPIQREDLVVKPIPYTSIWSSLKDGHTNSGLWNGWRIVLMSIVGGYGFNILSIDSIDREQEKF; via the coding sequence ATGGATGATATTGGGAATCGCTCGCAGATAAGACCTTATCATGATCCTAGTAGTTTTAATGCTGGTTATTCCAGTGTTTACAGACCTGATGAAGGGGTAATTGATGTCAATGGACATACGTTGGCGTCCAAACTAAATATTGCACAGAGCATTGGTAGAACTACATCCAGCGGTGTTCTCTCAGAATTCTCTAAAGGTCGTAAACTACTTAGAAATGATAACGATTCCAAAGTTATTGGTGATTTGGAATGGTCAGATTGTTTAAATGTAGGAGTTTGGAAAAGAATTATAGGAAATCTATTGGATCAATTTGTGAGACGTTATTTTAGACATTTGATCCAGCAACCCTTTGAAGTTGTCAGATGTCTTTTACAGATAGGAGAATTTAACGAACTgaataatagtaataataataataataaggaTAAGAATCGATTACCACAACCATTAGAATTAAGAGACgaagaggaacaagatgaagagataGACTTCTTCCCAAAGACCGGtgaacaattggaaggAGAAGCAGGTTTGAAGGACACTTCTGAGCCTGCTCCAGAGCAAGTTATACACCATCGCCATGCAGAAATTAAACCAGAATCTATGCACACGATGGATATAGCCACAGCTGTAATGGATAATGAAGGTGTGAGAGGGCTGTGGAAAGCTAATAATACAACATTCATCTACAACTTTCTATCACTAACGTTAGATGCCTGGTTTACAGGTCTAATTTCACCGTTTCTAGGTGTACCAGACCCATCATTCATGGATTTAATACATTCACCAGACCTAAAGGCATCAGTGCTACTGACCGTTTCAGCTAACATGTTTACCAAGATGTTTCTGCTTCCACTCGATATCATTCGTACGCGGCTAATTGTTACCTCTATGCAGCACACCAAGGATCAGAGATCACTCCGTAACTTAACACATCAGTGGTCATGGCGCAAAGATGGCTTTAAAATTCCAGGTGATATGTGGATCTTAACAGCATTGCAATCTGTTACAGGTGTAATTTTCAACAAGTTGTTCGATTTATTCATCTACCATGAATTCAACGTAGAGAAACACTCACAGATTGGGTGGTACCACACTCTAAAGCTATTATCACAAACTGTCGAAATGTTTGTCAAATTGCCGCTAGAAAACCTATTACGTCGTTGCCAAGTCAACTATTTACTGGACACAAGTCGTCATCCAATACAAAGGGAGGATCTGGTGGTAAAACCAATCCCATACACAAGTATTTGGTCATCACTAAAGGATGGTCATACCAACAGCGGTCTATGGAACGGTTGGCGTATCGTATTAATGAGTATTGTCGGTGGGTATGGTTTCAACATTTTAAGCATTGATTCCATCGATAGAGAACAGGAGAAGTTTTAG
- the SDC1 gene encoding Sdc1p (some similarities with uniprot|Q03323 Saccharomyces cerevisiae YDR469W), giving the protein MFVYVGYKLKFPQPLNKNAYQCLKRRTMNDQESGTPRSQEDLNKFINLSETVGGFPTRKYLNEKVTPTLLEGMRMIAVRKPEDPLKVLGQFLIDHSDEKTKVADDASK; this is encoded by the coding sequence ATGTTTGTTTATGTGGGTTATAAGTTAAAGTTTCCCCAGCCTTTAAACAAGAACGCATACCAATGCCTGAAGAGGAGGACGATGAACGACCAAGAAAGTGGTACGCCCCGTAGTCAGGAAGATCTCAACAAGTTTATAAACCTGTCAGAAACAGTTGGTGGTTTTCCGACTCGTAAGTATCTAAATGAGAAAGTTACACCCACTTTACTAGAGGGTATGAGAATGATAGCGGTTCGTAAGCCTGAAGACCCACTAAAGGTTCTGGGACAATTTCTGATTGATCACAGCGATGAAAAGACGAAAGTGGCTGATGATGCGAGTAAATAA
- the TLG1 gene encoding Tlg1p (similar to uniprot|Q03322 Saccharomyces cerevisiae YDR468C TLG1 member of the syntaxin family of t-SNAREs tSNARE that affects a Late Golgi compartment) — protein MDRDPFEQVAQDTRDQIQRLSVFLQNNSHNEVDNEVNEVMQDIEETIEDLEKSLEVIERSGKSTLGRKNEVDSLKSAYEKLKLGVTNSTSSASNTDNVVWQQEEEEREANALQRPMRDNYDNPFQEQMLREQDVQLDSIHHTMTNLHLQAQTMGDELQDQGELLQDMDTNMDTIGNKLSRGRRQLEWIYERNKEKYNDCCIMLLIIALIVLLVLAFIA, from the coding sequence ATGGATAGAGACCCATTTGAACAGGTTGCACAGGATACTAGAGACCAAATTCAAAGGTTGTCGGTCTTTCTACAAAACAACTCCCACAATGAAGTCGATAACGAGGTGAACGAGGTAATGCAAGACATCGAAGAAACCATTgaggatttggaaaaatcccTGGAGGTGATAGAAAGAAGTGGTAAGAGTACACTGGGCCGTAAGAACGAGGTGGATTCCTTGAAAAGCGCGTATGAGAAGTTAAAATTGGGGGTGACGAACAGCACCAGTAGTGCCAGTAATACCGACAATGTGGTATGGCAACAGGAGGAGGAAGAACGAGAAGCCAATGCATTACAAAGACCTATGCGGGACAACTACGACAACCCATTCCAAGAGCAGATGCTCAGGGAACAAGATGTTCAATTGGACAGCATTCACCATACAATGACAAACCTACATCTACAAGCCCAAACGATGGGGGACGAACTACAGGACCAGGGTGAGCTGCTGCAGGACATGGACACAAACATGGACACTATCGGCAATAAGCTGTCGAGAGGCCGCAGGCAGTTAGAATGGATTTACGAGCgtaacaaagaaaaatacaaCGACTGCTGCATAATGCTACTAATAATCGCATTAATAGTACTTCTAGTACTTGCATTTATCGCATAA
- the TDA3 gene encoding Tda3p (similar to uniprot|P38758 Saccharomyces cerevisiae YHR009C Hypothetical ORF) — MPTDFIDKLTFLSRPSGKAEGKHHIVIVGAGIIGVCTAYYLTRHPNFNPSTHHITILESKRVAGGASGKAGGLLASWAFPQQIVPLSFQLHQDLSDEYNGDENWDYRRLTTVSLEADVRSTGKRSKGVAQKRRRRKLREEYHCSISPEESNKNYENNNNNNSHKTASSINENNSKTASRTRSKTKIDYDGEDLDDEEEDDEGVDTSGENEEEDDYLDGEGPDVALPSDLNWIKKSLVRDWASLGGTDSTAQVHPFKFTHFLLSKAMETGAVDLILGKVCHLDCSDTGVCTGLSYTPTTDDDSPSSTVVDIKDAQQVVLAMGPWTSKMLLDCPISGLRAHSITIKPSTGTVSPYAIFTELKIGRNQYFSPEMYARKDEVYICGEGDTLVELPETTDAVEVVREKCDELYRYVAKLSNNLSAGHVLKRQACYLPVLNVPTSSGPLVGETNVDGLYVASGHSCWGINNAPGTGKVMAELLLDGEAHSADISALDPSLYFDASILD; from the coding sequence ATGCCAACCGATTTTATAGACAAACTGACTTTTTTGTCACGTCCATCAGGTAAAGCTGAAGGTAAACACCATATCGTGATTGTTGGTGCTGGCATCATTGGTGTTTGCACTGCTTATTATCTGACGAGGCATCCAAATTTCAATCCATCAACTCATCACATAACGATATTAGAATCTAAAAGAGTGGCGGGAGGTGCATCCGGTAAAGCAGGAGGTCTTTTAGCATCATGGGCATTTCCACAACAAATCGTGCCGTTAAGTTTCCAGTTACATCAGGATCTCAGTGATGAATACAATGGAGATGAAAATTGGGATTATAGGCGGTTAACAACAGTTTCACTAGAGGCGGACGTTCGTTCGACGGgtaaaagatcaaaagGAGTAGCCCAGAAGAGAAGGCGGAGAAAGCTTAGGGAGGAATACCACTGTTCGATTTCTCCGGAAGAATCTAACAAAAATTACgagaataataataataataatagtcATAAGACAGCTAGTAgtattaatgaaaataatagtaaaaCAGCTAGTAGGACTAGATCCAAAACGAAAATCGATTATGACGGCGAAGATCttgatgacgaagaagaggaCGATGAAGGTGTAGACACCTCTGGCGAAAACGAGGAGGAGGATGATTATCTGGACGGTGAAGGTCCTGATGTAGCATTACCATCTGatttgaattggataaagaAAAGTCTTGTAAGGGACTGGGCAAGTTTAGGTGGTACGGATTCGACTGCGCAGGTGCATCCGTTCAAATTCACACATTTCCTGCTATCGAAGGCGATGGAAACCGGTGCTGTAGATCTAATACTGGGCAAAGTTTGTCATTTGGATTGTTCAGATACTGGTGTTTGCACGGGTCTTTCTTATACACCAACgactgatgatgattcGCCCTCGAGTACTGTGGTAGATATCAAAGATGCACAACAGGTGGTTCTAGCAATGGGGCCCTGGACTTCTAAGATGCTACTGGATTGCCCAATTTCCGGTCTGAGAGCTCATTCGATAACTATAAAACCCAGTACAGGAACGGTTTCCCCATATGCGATTTTTACGGAACTAAAGATTGGTAGGAATCAGTATTTCTCTCCTGAGATGTATGCACGTAAGGACGAAGTTTACATTTgtggtgaaggtgataCTTTGGTGGAATTACCAGAAACTACAGATGCGGTGGAAGTGGTGCGTGAAAAATGTGACGAATTGTATCGTTATGTGGCAAAACTTTCAAACAACCTTTCTGCTGGTCATGTTCTAAAACGCCAAGCTTGCTATTTACCGGTATTGAATGTGCCAACGAGCAGTGGTCCACTTGTGGGAGAGACAAACGTCGATGGTCTCTATGTAGCAAGCGGTCATTCTTGTTGGGGTATTAACAACGCGCCTGGTACAGGTAAAGTTATGGCGGAATTACTGCTAGATGGTGAAGCTCATAGTGCCGATATTTCAGCATTAGATCCAAGCTTGTACTTTGATGCAAGCATCTTAGATTAA